The following is a genomic window from Eulemur rufifrons isolate Redbay chromosome 20, OSU_ERuf_1, whole genome shotgun sequence.
TGAAGGACATTAACACGTTACTTTGGAGTCAGGCCTGGGTTTGAACACGTGAAAGGTGTTCTGAGGCCCCTTGGCTTCAAGGCAGAGCACTCACTGCCTCCAGCCTCGGCCTTGGGCTCAGTCACCCTCAAACTGTTATGGGTTTCCCCATACCCCATCACttggatgtctttttttttaattttgaaattcacatatttttatagtCATATTGAGggataatttacataccataaaaccCACCCATTGTCAGGGTGTAACACAATGCTTTTAAGTAAACATATAGACTGTGGAACCATCCCCCGAACCCAGTGTTCAACTGTTCCCAACACCCAGCGTGCCCTGGGGCCACTGACAGTTCGctcccacacccaccccaggtcacacAACCGCAGATCTGGCCTCTAATTTGTCTTCTTGGAGCATTTCATACGAATGGAACTTTTGGACTGTTTTGGAACACTATCTTCTTGTCTTTCTAACTCTTCCTtagttcagaaaatttaaaatcactacCGATTCTTATGAGCATAGGGAAGAAAGGCACTGACTTGGTGAAAGGCCCTTGAATTAAGAGCAGGGTCACCTGCAATCTTAACTCACAAAAGAAATCACCTCAACAAAGATGTATTAAGGTGTGGTCTTGAGGCAGCCTTTGGGCGAGCAGAGGGTAGGAACAGCAGGCCTCTCCCCAAATCTGGGGCTGCGGGACATGGAACTCGGGCCCAAAATGGTGGTTGGGAGTCACTGTCCAACCTGCCGCATCTTCTTTGAGAAGTGGACGCTTTTTTCCTGTCCCGGCCCTGTGCCAGCGTTTAACATTTCACTGCCATCCCCAGAGCTGCTCCACACTCAACTCAGCTCACAGAGGCCCAGGAGTGCAGACCTCCAGCTCTAGGAAACACCCACATTCCTTACCCCACTCCCCGACCGCCCTGCCAGCCTCAGCTGCATCCTTGGAACTTCTGCCACCGCCCCTGCCATGGTCTCTCCCAACTCGTCCTTTGCACAGGCTCCTCCCTGTGCTGGGAGCACCCTCCCTCTGTCTagccagtggttctcacactGGGGCGCCCATCAGAACCACCTAGAAGGCCTCGGCAGCTCGTCTCCAAGCCTCCCCTGCAGCTGGGAGCCCTGCCCCAGGTCTCTCACTTGGGGGGATTCTGACACTGCTGGTCTGGTGAGCACACTCGGAAAACCACTCATCTAAATAAACCCctggctggacgtggtggctcacgcctgtcatcccagcactctgggaggctgtggtgggaggatcacttgagcctgggggttcaaaaccagccttggcaacatagtgagacgccatctctaaaaaatatatattttttttaattagctaggcatggGGACATggacctgtggtcctagctagtgaggaggctgagccaggaggatcgcttgagcccaggagttggaggttgcagtgagctgtgattgtgccactgcactccaacctgggtgacagagcaagaccatgtctcaaaataaataaatgaataaggccCTTTGTGCAGTTAACACCTGCTCCTTCAAGTCTCACCTGAAgcccacctcctctgggaagcccccCTGACCTCCCTGGATGGGTTTGTCCCCTTTGGGGTTCCCACAGGCCTCTGGCATGCCACTGTCATGCTGCACTGTCATTGTCTGCTGCTTCTCAGTGTCCTAGACTGGACTGGCAGCTCCTTGAGGAACAGGATGAGCCAGACGCAGCACCAGGGCGCCTGGCACGGAGAAGGCAGCTGGGAACGGAGGGACGGAGCCAAGAGCGCCTGAGCGCCGCTGGGCTCCCGACACCCCCAGGCGCTCCGCGAGCTCTGCTGCAGTCCGTTCTGCATCGTGTGCACCTCTTGGTCTCCCTGTCTCTTGGGGTAACGGTTATTATCACCAGGTCACAGGAGTAATAATGCTAATCCTCTAACAGGTCACGGAACTTGTCCAAGGTGCCACGGAGCAAATAAAGGACAGAGCCGGGGACCAAACTGAAGTCAACCTACGTCTTTCTACAATGTCAGGCTGTTCACCGTCAAGCAACTGGGTGGCAAAACCGAGCTCTGCACCAGTGTACTGGGTTGAGCAGTGTCCCCTGAAAATTTGTGTCcttcccagaacctcagaatgtgaccttatttggaaatagggtcgtTGCAAATGTAGTAAGATGGGTTgtgctggagtagggtgggccaaTTCATCATGGCTGGTGTCCTGAGACACggagacacacagagggaggGTGGCCACGTGACAACAGAGGCAAGCATTAGAGCGATGCAGCGGCAAGCCCAGAATGCCGAAGATGGTGGCAGCCACCAGAGCTGGGAGAGAAGCAAGGGACAGACTCTCCCTCTGAGGCCCCAAGAAGAAACGAGCCTGACAACGCCTGGAtttcaggctccagaactgtgagggaataaatttctgttgttttcagccacccagtttgtggcactttgtcacagcagcccctAAGAAACATGCACAAGCAGCTGGGACGCTCTCAGTCACGAGCAACAAGAGTCTGTCACAGCCTCACCCCCGTGGCTGCAGCACAGCTGCTGCTTCTCGGGAGGTCACCTCCAGGCTCAGGAAGGACGAAGGCAGCCGGGCTCCCGGCCTTCTCTTTGCGTTCAGCCTGGCGGGCCTTGTGTAGCCCCCGGCGTGCGTCTGCCCGGGCCTGTGGTGTGGccccctagctgcaagggagtctgggagaCCGCACCACTCAGCTCTCCAGCCTGGAGAAAAAGGTCTGTAAGTGGCCACCCCTGGGTCTCAGGGCCTGTCACAGGTGAGACATGGCCCTTGCCCTCACAGCCACGCGGTGCATAGCCCCTGGCACTCGTTCAGCTGGTTCTTGAGAAACTCATTTCCTCCACTCTCTCGCCCTCCTCCCTCATCAAATATTTGTCTGAGACATTATCAAGGGGAAAACTGGTTTGACCCAGGAACTGTTCGTGCATCAACATGCAGGTGGGCAGGCGTGAAGGGGCCCAGGCCTGTTGACCTGCCTCCTtgctctgagcctcggtttccccttcTGCAAAGTGTGGAGGTTGCATCAGAGGGTAATGaggcccctcctctccctctacttccctgctccctgctgagGCCGCCACCAGCTCCTAGGGCTTCTGGGGAAGGGGCCACGGGAAGCCTGCCTGGAGTGGCAGCAGGTGCCTCACCAGCCTCCCACACCAGCTGCCGAGTGGGCCGTAAAATGGCAGGTCTGACCCTGTGTCTCCAGGCTGAAAACCCCCCAGACGGTTGATCTTGCACCTGGGAAGCTCTGGGCCCAGCCAGCCCTGGAAGTGGGCTGGTCTGTGTGGGTGGGGTCACCACAGAGCCAGCTCTTACTTGCCCAGGGTCCCTGACACGTGGCTGGGGTCACATCTGCGTGGGCCCCAGCACGCGGCCTGCAGTGCCTTTCCCAGTGGTGCCCCTCACCCCTCCAGCCCACCCCAACTTCTCATTTCCCCAGAGTGACGGTTCTTTGTGCCTCTGTTCCTTTGCTGTCCCATGTCCCACAGCACTGTCTCCTCCAGGCCTAGctccctccccacacccactCCACCCTCCAGAGCTGTTCATGGCCCAGGTCCCTCCAGCCCGCCAGCATGCACCCCGTCTTCCTCCCAGCTTCCCTGCTTCTCCCTCCTCTGTGCGTGCAGCACCCCTCGCTGGCTGGGGAACCCCCAACACCAGGGCCCAAGTCTTGCTTATGTGCATCTCGCGGCCCAGCGCAGGGCCTGGATGGCTCAGGCCGACCTGCTGCACCCACGTGGCTTGGCCTGTGCTCTGCGCTGGGCCTGGGGCCGCGTCTGCTGAGCATGGACGTCCTTCTCAGAGCAACTCATCTGACCCAGACTCCAGAGGACAGAAGAGCCACTTCCAGAGGTGCTCCCACGACATGTCGTGTCCAGGGCAGGCTGGGCTGGCCAAGGCTTGCCTGCCCCATCGCACACCTTATGGTTTTCCTGAAACCTCCTGACCCCACTGGAAATGCTTCCTGCCTCCccattgtaaggctggtggcgggcacccctcccctccctaatggaaaaagaagaagcccatgagacctgccaaggacaatgcctgcagggcccagctgaATTAAAGGaggaccacacctggatggttaccctgataagagtctcggttcctggagtccacacataccaccggcccctcctgtttctcaatacccgccctaaaactgcaagggacaattccttgctctccccaccataaatcttcctgccaaagaaacccctacccccagccctaaaaacatatatgaacccactcagacttctgggcgatgcgacttcccgggtctctctctctctctcccggaACCCAAAAATCTCacctgggtccctctcttgggactcgttacccccacccgggagcaccccaataaagcctctttacttatccctatcaactctgctcgtctttctttctctgtcgccggccactccaaaaaaccttacatttggtgccgaaacccgggagggtGCTTTGACTTGCGGCTGTGCCGCCCCTCCCGTGGACTctggtcttaaaaccttacaccCATCCCCCTGGTTTAGGGtggcctgggcctccctggggGGATGACCTTGGCCCCCTTTGTCTTTAAGGGGGGGGTCCTCTTTGCTGAGGTTAATATGCAGGAAACCTGCAATTCAAGTTCCTCTTCTGGCCAGCACCCAGATGGCTGGAGGAACCGGTGCTGGAGCCTGGGAGGGGCCAGGAGCTCCAGGGGGAGCCTGGGGCCTCCTAAGGGCAGGGCCCCAGGTGACGGCCAAGGCCCTGCCTTCTCTATCCTGCTGCCCACAGGCCCACCCTCTGTCCTGGGTGGGGACACCAGTTGTTAGATGATTGCAGGGCAGCTGAAACTGGGGCTGTTTTTGCTGAGGGAAGAAGAGCTTTTCTTTCCCAAATCAGCCTTGTTCCAAGCGTCCATCCCATCCTGGAGCCGGCAGGAGCCATTCAGTCCCAGCTCCGAGTGCCATGAGCCCCGGGAACATGACAGAATCCACCCAGATCCTGCAGCCCCCTGCACCGCTGCTTTGTGCTTCATGTCAGCCCAGGACCCCACAGCGTCTCACTGCTCAAAGGAGACCCTGGCACCAGCAGCCCAGAGTGCCCAAGCCTGGAAGGTGGGAAGAAAAATAACCCCAACCTggtcagagacagaaagaaagtttTTTGCACGAAGAGTTCACATTCTCCTTTTGGGAAGAAACTGGTATTCTAGCTCAATGCAATTGCGGCCAATTTTTGATCAGAATGAAGACCCGGTCTGGGGATCAGCCTCCCCCAACGAGGAGCCGGCGGCTGGGTCAGGTGCTCTGTGATCTCCAGCCAGGCATTCCTTCCTTTTGCGTTCACGCCAACAATGAACAGCTAACCACTTCGATTTCAAAACTTTCCCTCTGGCTTCCCCTGCCCTCCTATCTGTGGTCCCTCACTCTCCCCCGAGGCTTCCTCAAGgcgggtcatagaaaccagaaccccttttccccaaagccagccataaaactaaaaatatttcccaactccccctcctttctgtgtaaaaactggccataaagaaattctctgacctatcTTGTGTGACCTAGGTcgtaagacccccattccagagggGCCTATCCCACAGCCAGCAGGAAGGATGCTGCCCAGAGAGGCCGAGGGGACCCAGCCAGGCAGGCCCTGCTGGCTCCCCCAGTCCCTCAGCATCAGGTCACAGCCTTtagtccaatcacatttctacaagGCTGTCCACACTTTGCTGaacttaaacataaaaatgggCAGTTTCCtgtgtatctttgggtcttcagtCTGAGGCTGCCGTGCTACATGAAACTGATTAAACAcatttgttgtgtcctttctgctcttaatctgccttttgtccactgattttcagtgaaccttcgGAGGGCGACGGGGAAGCTTTCCCTTGGCGCCTACAGGACAGGAGCGAGTGGGACTGAGGTGTGCGCAGGTCTCTGAACAGCCCAGGGTGTTGTGGGGAGGGGGCGACAGGAGCACAGCCGTGCTCACCCGCACTCACAGGCACTCTGGTGCCCGCCGAGTGCCGTGCCGCACACTCCGGTATCTGCACGGAGGAGCCGCTCAGTCGCCACTCACTCCGCACACTCCCCAGGCACCCACTTTCCCAGCGGGGGCAGGGATGGTGACACCACTGTGACTCAGTGATGAGCCTCAGAAACAGGTAAGCACAGCAAAGCCAGGGTGGCCCGAGGTGGCCCATGCGCCGGGCCTGGCCGGAGGAAAGATTCCGGAGAGGAAGGCACAGTAATCCATTGCACCACAACCGAGGGTTgcagtgtggggaggggcagggtttGCTCTCTGTTCCAGCCCTGTTTGTCCCTCCCTCTGTGTCAACATGAGGCCGGCCTCATAAAGCACCAAGAGGCCTCCGGTGGGACATTTCCCTGGCCACAGCAGCCTTGGGAGGAAGGCGGGCCCACACCCAGCACCATGGCTGAACTGGAGATGGCCATAGGCATGATCATCGACGTCTTTGCCCGGTACGCAGGCGGCGAGGGCAACGCGCAGACCCTGACCAAGGGGGAGCTGAAGGCGCTGATGGAGAAGGAGCTCCCCGGCTTCCTGGAGGTGAGcgccaggccaggccagcagggaggtgggggaggcagagggacagccACTGCGGCGGAGCAGGGCAGATCCTGCAAGGCCCTGGCAGCCTGGCCAACATATGGACCTGCCACCCCAAGAAGGGGACACCTGAGCCCTCTGAGCTGCCAGGGGACGTGGTCAGTGTGATCCTGAAGCCCGGAGCTGAGCCTGCTAGGCATGTGGCCGGGATTCTCTGCCCGCAGGGGCCGGGTGGGAGAGTGGGACTCGATCCTGAGTGGTGAGTGGGGACGGACGGAATGGCACGGCCGTGTGCTGGGCGCTTGCTGCTGTCCCTCCCCCGGGCTGCCGGCCACAGCACCCCTGCTCCACTGCCTACCTGCCTGCCTTCCGCCCAGTCCCAGGCCTTGTCGCCTGGTATTACTGGGACTGACAGGGAATGAGGACAGGAGGAGGCCCCGGCCTGGGGCCTGTCTGCCCAGAGCTGCAGCCTCCTGTGGGCTCCTGCATCAGGCCGCGGCCTCAGGGAAGGCCCTCAAGGCCTGGCCAGGCGGCCTGGGCCCTCGACTTCTccgctccctgcctcccctctctgtgtcacctctcccctccttccctgtcccttccctcccctccccacttggCCCCCCAGCGTCTGCCCACCGTCCTCGGAGGGCTTTACCTATACTGGCGCTCACAGCTGGAAATGCGAGCATCACTTCAAAGACACTAAACACTTTTGCacattgtgtttctattttctaaatgtgAACGCAGTGAAGacatcttttcaaaataaagttctACTTGTGgtagaaaatgtgaaaatctaGAAACGCGGAGGGAAGAAATCCCCCTggactctccctctccctcccagctTCTTCCCCGTGCAAAAGTGATGTGAAATCCTAATTTATATGcaatttaacttctttttgaACTTAACATCACAGCATAAATTCTCAAACCCTGACACTCATTGAACACACACCCCCATGCTGGGAACTTGTGCCGGGGTCACGGGGTGTTCTGATAATGATCAATGATCaaagtttgaaaatttaaagCGTGGGGATTTTGGCCCAAGATGTTCCCCTGGGGAGGGCCAGGGGCAGGTGTCcagggaacacactttgagaatgGTGGCTAAGCCAGGGATTCCCTAACTTGGGTTACATCAGTGTCTCGGGGGGGCTGAGTAAGCAGAAGGCTCAGGTGTCTGCGTCCCggcccagccctccctccagATGAGGACAGTCAGAGAGCACCGTCTGCCGGAGCGCGGGGACTGGGCTGGCCTCGTGGCCTGTCTTCTCCATGCCCAGCTCAGCGCCTGGCACAGGTGGGGCTTCATAAATACCATGCCACCATCCGGCCACAGACTTCATGAGCATCCCTTGGAATGGCCACAGGTATTCCGACGCAGACATAAACTCTTTGTTTACTATTGAAGTCGTACTTTCCCCCTTACTTTTGTTATTACAAATTATGCTATAATTAACGGGGCTCTCTCTGTGAGATAATCCAATTTAACTGTTTTCTCCACCTGACACACAGCTCTCCGGCCAGGGCTGGGTCGCCAGCGCCCCCTGCTGCTGATGCTCAGCTCTGCATACTGGTTGTCCTTGGTCCCTTGCCGAGGACCGTGCATCTGCCACTGGTCACATGAGCAGGCTCTCAGAGatgcctgccggcctggccttgTCAAAGAAGACCTGCGACCTTGGGCTCTGAGCCAGGGTCCCTGAGCAGAGAGGACAGGCCCTCTGTGGGCCCTCCACACGTGGGTCTCAACCTCAGCTTTCCCTGTCcccatgtgaccttgagccaggTCACTTGGGCCCTCGGGGATTATAGTCTCCATCTGTAACACAGCCACGCCTCCTCCTTGCCTGGTGGCTGTGAGGTCACCGGCTGTGTAAAGCAGCTAGCTCAGTGCACAAAGAACAGAGTATTGAGTGGACGCATTTCCTGGGAATAACTACCATTTTAAAGCACAATTATAAATTCAAAGCCTATCcccttcaaaaaatattaataaaataaaactccctCCTGCATAGCACAACACAATTGAAATTTGGCCTAAAAACATTACAAGTTACTTCTTGTCATGCCACATAGCTTAGGACAGCTCCCTTCTTAAAGCCCTCGAGTTCTTTCCAGGGACACCACGTGTCTGGTACGCACAGCCAGCCCTAGCACTGAGCCTGAGGGACCGACAGCAAACACACCCGGGTGCCTTCCCTGTGCCCCACAGCAGCGCTTGGCTGAAGCCAAGGGCCTGCCCAGGTGCAACCACTGTTGACCCCAGGCCTGTCCCTCCTCTAGACTGGGAAGGACAAGGATGCCGTGGACAAAATGCTCAAGGACTTGGACGCCAACGGAGATGCTGAGGTGGACTTCAGTGAGTTCATGATGTTTGTGGCTGCGCTCACATGTGCCTGTCACAAGTTCTTCGAGGCAGGATGCGCATGATACCCCAGAGATCCAGATTCCAGACGGAGGCGCGGCAGGACCTGGAAGCGGGCCCCTGGCTTCCAGAAAGTCCTTGTTGGCGATTACTGCCCTAGGCTGAGCCTGCTGATGTCCCTGTGATTAATAAATACTTGTGAAATGATCCTGGTCTCAGAGAAACCAGTTATTTCCTTGAAACGTCATGTCTCCTCTGCACAAAAAATAGTTCACTAAttaaatttgtcatttatttactcattgcCTGCCTGGTGTAGAGTTGGAGATGGTGGACAGGTCAGTTGGTAAGAATCCATTCATTGGCCATTTCCTGAGTGCCCACCTGTGCCAGCCCTTGACTGAGGCACAGTATGGCCACTCTGTCCTGGACCCGAGGGGGGTTTGGGACACGAATCCGTGCATTCAGTCACTAGCTGCTCATTGAACCCAGGACCCCCCCCATCTCTCCAAACATGATGTTTTTGCAAGTAACATATTTTAATGATACAATACCATTTTTGCCGAAAGACCATAAAATGCAGTAAcaagccagctgtggtggctcacacctataatcctagtactctgggaggccaaggctggagcaatgcttcagctcaggagtttgagactagcctgagcaagagcaagacaccgtctctactaaaaatagaaaaattagctggccgcagtggtgtgtgcctgtagtcccagctactcaaggggctgaggcaggaggatctcttgagcccaggagtttgaggttgcagtgagctatcatgatgccactgcactctacctggggtgacagaggttACCCCAgttttgagactctgtctcaaaaaaagaaaacccacaataACAGACAAAAACACATTACAAGTCAGGATTAGAGTCACCAGTGAACAACTGCTCACATGCCCCAGGTGTACAGTTTTATGACACTAGCTTCAGGAAGCACCCACAGTGACTCAGGTGAGGTCTTGGATATCAAGTTCGTAATTGGATCTGGTTTTAGGACTCCTATCATTTTTGAATACCCAGGATTTGAAGCCTCTTCTTATGTTTGAAGACGTTTTCACTACAGAAGAAATGGGTATACCTTAGAGGTGGACACAGCGATGTGAGGCACTGAGGCAACTGCACACTGAAATAAAGGGCAAAGAGTAAGTTAATAATGGGGAAACCAAAAGGATGAACCAGGgtggaatctttttttcctttttctctctgcttagCAAATTAGTCACCAACGTTTGAATGAAAAATCACCCAGCTTATTAGTTTTGGGGGAAGGCAAAGCCTACAGAAGCTGCTGCAAATGCCAGAGCCCTCACTTTCTGGCCTCACTCATAGGCTCAGAGCTGGGGTGCAAGCATCTCACCTGGGCTCCCCCAGACTCTGTTCTCACCCAGACTTGGAATTGGACAACTGACACAAAGAGGTGGGGACCTGCAAAACCTCTTTCGGGTTTTGCACCAGGGTCGTAAGAGCTGCAACTCGTATAATTGCACCTATGCTCTCTCTGACTCTTAAAGAGACATCTTTGGTAAACCTATCACCCAGAGTGGATTTCTGTGCTTAGCAACTAGGAACTCAGACTACAGGAGTAGGAAAATGCAGCATGCCGCTGCCTTCAAACGTCCTGCCTGGGGTTTCTCTGGCCCTGATCATTCCCGCCCTCTCTGCATGGAGACAGCAGGGCCTGTCCCTCATCAGTCTCTATTTTCATCCCACAGGACGGACTCCACGGCTGCCCTGGGGAATCCTTTTCACCTCATCTTGGCTCCTTCCTCTGCTCCAACTGGGAGAGTACATCTGTGTTGGAATGTAATCCAACTCCTGTGGTCCCCCACTGTCCTATTTCTGTTCAGGGTCCTCTGAGCAGGAGGCAGACAACCCGTTCCTCTGAGAAGAAGTCCACAGTCACCTCTCTAGAGTTCATACCTCCCTGGCAGGCACCTGGCATCTAGGTCCTTATGGAGCAAAAGCTATGCCCAAATAGCATTTTGTAATGGCTGCAAGGAATTCATTGGAATGAGGATACCATCATTGTTAAAGATGcagtttttgctatttttgttttttaaaagtatgctaCAATTAATATGTTCATGCATAAAGCTTTAAGTTcagatgatttttcaaaaatggattccatttttttttttttttccctgagacagagtctcgctctgttgcccaggctagagtgccatagcatcagcccagctcacagcaacctccaactcctcggctcaagcactccttctgcctcagcctcccgagtagctgggactacaggcatgtgccaccatgcccagctaatttcttctatatagacttttagttgtctggataatttctttctatttttagtagagacagggtctcgttcttgctcaggctggtctcgaactcctgaccttgagcaatcctcccgcctcggcctcccagagtgctaggattacaggcgtgagccaccacgcccggcctggattcCATTTTTGACCTAGGATTACTAGatcaaggaatattttttttattgtggtatctTAACATAATATGTACCATCTTAGCCATTTccaagtgtacagttcagtagtgttaagtatattcacattgttgtgcaaccaatcccCAGAACCCTTtccatcttgtaaaactgaaactctgtctccaCTAAGCACTAACTCCCCATGGCCTCCCggagcccctggcagccaccattctactttctgtttctatgaatttgactctaGTTATTAATACATCATATGAATGGAATAATACAGCCTTTtgggactggcttatttcactcagcacgATGCCCTCAAGCTTCATCCATGGCGTAGCACGTGacagaatgtccttccttttccAGGCTGAATGATACTCCATTGTGTGCACGCAGCTCACTGACTTACCCATTCATCTGTGAATGGACCTTGCATTGCCACcagaatatttttgaaacaaaatatttaaccCAAGTCAAGCGTTCTCCACTGTCCTGCCTGGAAAAACGAGCGGCAGCAGCCACTTCCCAGTTGAACCCACCGGCTTTATTTGTGATTTGCCAGCAGGACAGGCGGCCGCGTGAAACGGAGGCTCTCCTGGCCCCTGGGCTATCGCCAGCGCCACCTGCTGCTGCTTTGCAGAATTGCTCCTTGGGCTAAGCCCTGTCCCTACCTAATGCCAGCGCATTTCCACCACCTCCAGGTCAGGGGCCTTGGGTAATGGACCTGCCCTGGCCTACCTAACTGCTCCATAAGCACAG
Proteins encoded in this region:
- the S100P gene encoding protein S100-P; the encoded protein is MAELEMAIGMIIDVFARYAGGEGNAQTLTKGELKALMEKELPGFLETGKDKDAVDKMLKDLDANGDAEVDFSEFMMFVAALTCACHKFFEAGCA